In Isosphaera pallida ATCC 43644, the sequence CCACGCCCGCCCCTTCGACCGCGCCGCCTGCTCGGTGATCCTCGGCGTCACCGGCACCTTGGAACTCGTCGTCCCCCTCGGCGCACGGCTGGCCCACCCATTGTGGCGCGACGCCCTGCGACAACACGGCGTGCCCGAGGACCAAGCCCAACAGATCATCCAGTCAATCGCCGACCGCATGGTCCCCTGGCAGGAAAACTCCTTCCCCGGCCTGCTCGGCAACGTCGCCGCCGGACGCATCGCCAACCGCCTGGACCTCCACGGCTCCAACTGCGTGGTGGACGCCGCCTGCGCCTCCTCGCTGGCCGCCATCCACCTCGCCTGCCTCGAACTCCAAACCAGACGCGCTGACCTCGTCCTCTCTGGCGGCCTGGATACATTCAATGATATTTTTATGTATATGTGCTTTAGCAAGACGCCGGCGTTGTCGCCCAGCGGCCAGGCGCGGCCGTTCGACGCGGGGGCCGACGGCACGACGCTGGGCGAGGGCTTAGGGGTGGTGGTCCTCAAGCGTCTGGCCGACGCCGAAGCGCAGGGGGATCGGATCTACGCGGTGATTCGGGGTTTGGGATCGGCTAGCGACGGTAAAGGGTCAAGCGGTGTACGCGCCGCTGGCCGCCGGTCAGGCCCGCGCGTTGAGACGCGCCTACGAGCTGGCCGGCATCGAACCGGCGACGGTGGAACTCCTCGAGGCCCACGGCACCGGCACCAAGGTGGGCGACCAGGTGGAATTGACCGCGTTGCGCGAGGTGTACGCTGAATCGGCCCGGCGTCTGGGGCGTCCGGTCGAGTCCTCCTGGTGCGCTCTGGGGTCGGTCAAGTCGCAGATCGGCCACACCAAGGCCGCCGCTGGAATCGCCGGGTTGCTCAAGGCGGCGTTGGCGTTGTACCACCGGACCTTGCCGCCTACCATCAAGGTGTCAACCCCCGTCGAAGCGCTGAGGCCAGGCCGTTCGCCGTTTTACATCGCCACCGAAGCCCGTCCCTGGGCGCGTCCCCCCGGCGTCGCCACGCCCCGACGCGCAGCCGTGAGCGCCTTTGGCTTTGGCGGCTCGAACTATCATTGCGTGCTGGAGGAGGCCCCGACCCGCGCGGCCACCCCCACGTCGTCCGAAGCGATCGTTTGGGACGATGACCTGGCGCTGATCGCCCTGTCAGGATCGGACGCCGCGGCGATTCGTCGGCAACTGACCACGCTTGAGACCCTCTCGACAGGTTCCGACCAGTGGGACAACGGCTTCCGCGACCTCAAATCCTGGCGGGCATTGCTGAGCGTCGCAGCGCAGGGTCGAATAGCGTTCCGCCGCGACGATCCGATCCGCTTGACCCTCGTGGTCCGCCGCGACGATCCCGCAACCCGGTCCCGCTCCTTCGCCGCGGCCCTGCGCCGGTTAGAGGCTCTGGAGACCACGGGCGGGTCGGCAGATCCAACCATCCCGGAACCACCCGCGATCGCCGAGTCGGTCTGGTTGGAGACCGGTCCTCCGGCCCAGGCCGGCAGTCTGGCGTTGATCTTCTCGGGACAAGGCTCCCAGCGTCTCGGCATGGGCCGCGACCTTTTCACCCGCTTCCCCCAGGCGCGTCGGGAATTGGAGCGTGCCGAGGCCCAGGGGCCGCCCAGTGGCTGGCGGGGTAGCCTTACCGACGTGATCTTCCCCAAGAGCCTCGGCG encodes:
- a CDS encoding beta-ketoacyl synthase N-terminal-like domain-containing protein, with the translated sequence MGLRDPIIFGAFDATPAQETSFSTVTDPAPDQLEFPPSTSAPAWSRVATTPSSGVSRVASQPDRPRFEPVAIVGIGCAFPGGPDRDGFWNAILRGDDAIRPIPPSHWRPEDYLDADPKAPDRVYAAQGGFLDPIEFPILEFGVAPQNLEATDTTQLLGLVAAQAALADAGLAGPHARPFDRAACSVILGVTGTLELVVPLGARLAHPLWRDALRQHGVPEDQAQQIIQSIADRMVPWQENSFPGLLGNVAAGRIANRLDLHGSNCVVDAACASSLAAIHLACLELQTRRADLVLSGGLDTFNDIFMYMCFSKTPALSPSGQARPFDAGADGTTLGEGLGVVVLKRLADAEAQGDRIYAVIRGLGSASDGKGSSGVRAAGRRSGPRVETRLRAGRHRTGDGGTPRGPRHRHQGGRPGGIDRVARGVR